The Amaranthus tricolor cultivar Red isolate AtriRed21 chromosome 6, ASM2621246v1, whole genome shotgun sequence genome has a segment encoding these proteins:
- the LOC130814595 gene encoding probable sulfate transporter 3.5 isoform X1, translated as MEFENFDPTHNVNFAKTRNFGEKIKTDLTETFFPDDPFKGFSEESPKKRLIKGIKYFVPIFEWLPSYNFRLFRYDFLAGVTIASLAIPQGISYANLARIPPVIGLYSSFVPPFIYAVFGSSKNLAVGTVAACSLLIANTIGGTVSPTENPTLYLNLVFTATFISGIIETALGVLRLGILVDFLSHSTITGFMGGTAVIIILQQLKGFLGLKHFTTKTDVISVIKTLFSHRNEWHWESAVVGIIFLAFLQFTRYVKNKRPKLFWISAMAPLVVVITGGLFAYLAHAEKFGIDIVGQLKRGINPPSVNRLNFDLKYIAAPIKAGIITAVLALAEGIAIGRSFAIMKNQQTDGNKEMIAFGIMNIVGSFTSCYLTTGPFSKTAVNFNAGCKTQMSNVVMAIIMMLTLLLLAPLFSYTPMVALSAIIMSAMFGLIEYDKAIHLFKVDKFDFSICMLAFFGVTFISMDVGLALSIALGIIRALLYTARPRTCKLGNIPSTNLYRDMEQYPDAQRTPGILILQLGSPILYSNNTYIRERVLRWIRDEEIDKDNQGDSVEHLILEIGGVTTTDMTGIEALYELKRLLVAKNIELSLVNPRIEVMEKLIASKFIDVIGKQYVYLSIDDAVESCRFRLSGPNKCNGRDQP; from the exons atggaatttgaaaattttgatccCACCCACAATGTGAACTTTGCAAAGACAAGAAATTTTGGTGAGAAAATAAAAACTGATCTTACAGAAACATTCTTCCCAGATGATCCTTTTAAAGGATTCAGTGAGGAATCTccaaaaaaaagattaataaagGGGATTAAATATTTTGTACCAATATTTGAATGGTTACCTTCATATAATTTTAGGCTTTTTAGGTATGATTTTCTTGCTGGTGTAACCATTGCTAGTCTTGCTATTCCTCAAGGTATCAGTTATGCCAACCTTGCCAGAATTCCTCCTGTCATTGGCCTTT ATTCAAGTTTTGTGCCACCATTTATATATGCTGTATTTGGGAGCTCAAAGAACTTAGCAGTTGGAACAGTGGCGGCTTGCTCATTGCTCATAGCCAATACTATTGGAGGAACAGTCTCGCCAACTGAAAATCCAACTTTATACCTCAACTTGGTCTTCACTGCGACTTTTATTTCTGGGATCATTGAAACTGCTTTGGGTGTTTTAAg GCTAGGAATTCTAGTGGATTTCTTATCACATTCAACTATTACTGGGTTTATGGGAGGAACAGCAGTGATAATAATTTTGCAACAGTTAAAGGGATTTTTGGGATTAAAGCATTTTACTACTAAGACTGATGTAATCTCTGTAATCAAAACATTGTTCAGCCACAGAAATGAG TGGCATTGGGAGAGTGCAGTTGTTGGCATAATCTTCCTTGCTTTCTTACAGTTCACCAGATACGTG AAAAACAAGAGGCCAAAGCTATTTTGGATTTCAGCAATGGCTCCTTTAGTGGTTGTTATAACAGGGGGTCTTTTTGCTTACCTTGCTCATGCCGAGAAATTTGGTATTGACATT GTTGGACAGTTGAAGAGAGGGATTAACCCGCCTTCAGTGAACAGATTGAACTTTGATCTAAAGTACATTGCTGCACCAATTAAAGCCGGAATCATAACTGCCGTCTTAGCCCTTGCT GAAGGAATAGCCATTGGTAGGAGTTTTGCCATTATGAAAAATCAGCAAACTGATGGTAACAAAGAGATGATCGCTTTCGGCATCATGAACATTGTTGGTTCTTTTACTTCTTGCTACTTGACTACAG GGCCATTTTCGAAGACGGCTGTAAATTTCAATGCAGGATGCAAAACACAAATGTCAAACGTAGTAATGGCAATAATAATGATGCTTACGTTGTTATTGTTGGCACCATTGTTTAGCTACACTCCTATGGTTGCACTCTCTGCAATTATCATGTCCGCTATGTTTGGTCTTATTGAGTATGACAAAGCGATTCACCTCTTCAAAGTtgataaatttgatttttcCATTTGCATGCTTGCTTTCTTTGGAGTTACCTTCATTAGCATGGACGTTGGACTTGCCCTCTCG ATTGCATTAGGAATTATAAGGGCACTACTATACACAGCAAGGCCAAGAACTTGTAAGTTAGGGAACATTCCAAGTACAAACCTTTACCGAGACATGGAGCAATATCCTGATGCACAAAGGACACCAGGAATCCTTATTCTTCAACTAGGCTCCCCAATTCTCTACTCTAACAATACTTATATTAGAGAAAG GGTTCTAAGATGGATTAGAGATGAAGAAATTGATAAAGATAATCAAGGGGATTCAGTGGAGCaccttattttggaaattggaG GGGTGACAACTACAGACATGACCGGAATTGAAGCATTATATGAGTTGAAAAGACTTCTAGTTGCAAAAAATATTGAG ttgTCATTGGTAAACCCAAGGATTGAAGTCATGGAGAAATTGATAGCTTCCAAGTTCATTGATGTAATTGGCAAACAATATGTGTATTTGTCAATTGATGATGCAGTTGAGTCTTGCAGATTTAGACTTAGTGGCCCAAATAAATGTAATGGACGGGATCAACCATAA
- the LOC130814595 gene encoding probable sulfate transporter 3.5 isoform X2, which translates to MEFENFDPTHNVNFAKTRNFGEKIKTDLTETFFPDDPFKGFSEESPKKRLIKGIKYFVPIFEWLPSYNFRLFRYDFLAGVTIASLAIPQGISYANLARIPPVIGLYSSFVPPFIYAVFGSSKNLAVGTVAACSLLIANTIGGTVSPTENPTLYLNLVFTATFISGIIETALGVLRLGILVDFLSHSTITGFMGGTAVIIILQQLKGFLGLKHFTTKTDVISVIKTLFSHRNEWHWESAVVGIIFLAFLQFTRYVVGQLKRGINPPSVNRLNFDLKYIAAPIKAGIITAVLALAEGIAIGRSFAIMKNQQTDGNKEMIAFGIMNIVGSFTSCYLTTGPFSKTAVNFNAGCKTQMSNVVMAIIMMLTLLLLAPLFSYTPMVALSAIIMSAMFGLIEYDKAIHLFKVDKFDFSICMLAFFGVTFISMDVGLALSIALGIIRALLYTARPRTCKLGNIPSTNLYRDMEQYPDAQRTPGILILQLGSPILYSNNTYIRERVLRWIRDEEIDKDNQGDSVEHLILEIGGVTTTDMTGIEALYELKRLLVAKNIELSLVNPRIEVMEKLIASKFIDVIGKQYVYLSIDDAVESCRFRLSGPNKCNGRDQP; encoded by the exons atggaatttgaaaattttgatccCACCCACAATGTGAACTTTGCAAAGACAAGAAATTTTGGTGAGAAAATAAAAACTGATCTTACAGAAACATTCTTCCCAGATGATCCTTTTAAAGGATTCAGTGAGGAATCTccaaaaaaaagattaataaagGGGATTAAATATTTTGTACCAATATTTGAATGGTTACCTTCATATAATTTTAGGCTTTTTAGGTATGATTTTCTTGCTGGTGTAACCATTGCTAGTCTTGCTATTCCTCAAGGTATCAGTTATGCCAACCTTGCCAGAATTCCTCCTGTCATTGGCCTTT ATTCAAGTTTTGTGCCACCATTTATATATGCTGTATTTGGGAGCTCAAAGAACTTAGCAGTTGGAACAGTGGCGGCTTGCTCATTGCTCATAGCCAATACTATTGGAGGAACAGTCTCGCCAACTGAAAATCCAACTTTATACCTCAACTTGGTCTTCACTGCGACTTTTATTTCTGGGATCATTGAAACTGCTTTGGGTGTTTTAAg GCTAGGAATTCTAGTGGATTTCTTATCACATTCAACTATTACTGGGTTTATGGGAGGAACAGCAGTGATAATAATTTTGCAACAGTTAAAGGGATTTTTGGGATTAAAGCATTTTACTACTAAGACTGATGTAATCTCTGTAATCAAAACATTGTTCAGCCACAGAAATGAG TGGCATTGGGAGAGTGCAGTTGTTGGCATAATCTTCCTTGCTTTCTTACAGTTCACCAGATACGTG GTTGGACAGTTGAAGAGAGGGATTAACCCGCCTTCAGTGAACAGATTGAACTTTGATCTAAAGTACATTGCTGCACCAATTAAAGCCGGAATCATAACTGCCGTCTTAGCCCTTGCT GAAGGAATAGCCATTGGTAGGAGTTTTGCCATTATGAAAAATCAGCAAACTGATGGTAACAAAGAGATGATCGCTTTCGGCATCATGAACATTGTTGGTTCTTTTACTTCTTGCTACTTGACTACAG GGCCATTTTCGAAGACGGCTGTAAATTTCAATGCAGGATGCAAAACACAAATGTCAAACGTAGTAATGGCAATAATAATGATGCTTACGTTGTTATTGTTGGCACCATTGTTTAGCTACACTCCTATGGTTGCACTCTCTGCAATTATCATGTCCGCTATGTTTGGTCTTATTGAGTATGACAAAGCGATTCACCTCTTCAAAGTtgataaatttgatttttcCATTTGCATGCTTGCTTTCTTTGGAGTTACCTTCATTAGCATGGACGTTGGACTTGCCCTCTCG ATTGCATTAGGAATTATAAGGGCACTACTATACACAGCAAGGCCAAGAACTTGTAAGTTAGGGAACATTCCAAGTACAAACCTTTACCGAGACATGGAGCAATATCCTGATGCACAAAGGACACCAGGAATCCTTATTCTTCAACTAGGCTCCCCAATTCTCTACTCTAACAATACTTATATTAGAGAAAG GGTTCTAAGATGGATTAGAGATGAAGAAATTGATAAAGATAATCAAGGGGATTCAGTGGAGCaccttattttggaaattggaG GGGTGACAACTACAGACATGACCGGAATTGAAGCATTATATGAGTTGAAAAGACTTCTAGTTGCAAAAAATATTGAG ttgTCATTGGTAAACCCAAGGATTGAAGTCATGGAGAAATTGATAGCTTCCAAGTTCATTGATGTAATTGGCAAACAATATGTGTATTTGTCAATTGATGATGCAGTTGAGTCTTGCAGATTTAGACTTAGTGGCCCAAATAAATGTAATGGACGGGATCAACCATAA